One Alkalibaculum bacchi DNA window includes the following coding sequences:
- a CDS encoding TrmH family RNA methyltransferase produces MQYIESHENKAIKHLQKLKMKKYRESSKEYILEGYKVIEDAIESGEKLKSIFISAKSTKKYRNIRELVREDLPIYEVEDHLFEKLTSMEHSEGIIAINSFPQIMDFRDSSVLILDRLQDPGNLGTIIRTGDAAGFHNIICSKGCVDIYNDKTIRGTMGSLFHVNIKKDADILQEIDSIRKKGYTIVGTQLNTDYFYTNIEAKKKYALVIGNEANGISKEVLDACDLHVKIPIYGKAESLNASIAAAIIMYHIATL; encoded by the coding sequence ATGCAGTATATAGAAAGTCATGAAAACAAAGCTATAAAACACCTACAAAAGCTGAAGATGAAAAAATACCGAGAGAGCTCAAAAGAGTATATCTTAGAAGGCTATAAAGTTATCGAAGATGCAATAGAAAGTGGCGAAAAACTTAAATCGATTTTTATATCTGCTAAAAGTACAAAAAAGTATAGGAATATACGTGAATTAGTAAGAGAAGACCTGCCAATATATGAGGTAGAAGATCATCTCTTTGAAAAGCTTACTTCTATGGAGCATTCAGAGGGAATCATTGCTATTAATTCCTTTCCTCAGATAATGGACTTTAGGGATTCTAGTGTACTTATTCTTGATCGTTTGCAAGACCCGGGAAATTTAGGTACCATTATTCGAACTGGGGATGCTGCTGGGTTTCACAATATTATTTGTAGCAAGGGCTGTGTGGATATTTACAATGACAAGACCATTCGTGGAACAATGGGGTCTTTATTTCATGTCAATATAAAAAAGGACGCAGATATTTTACAGGAAATAGACTCTATTCGAAAAAAAGGATATACTATAGTAGGCACTCAATTGAACACAGATTACTTCTATACGAATATAGAAGCAAAGAAAAAGTATGCTTTAGTCATTGGAAATGAAGCAAATGGAATTTCAAAGGAAGTATTAGATGCATGTGATTTACATGTCAAAATTCCTATTTATGGTAAGGCAGAGTCTTTAAATGCATCTATAGCAGCTGCAATCATTATGTATCATATAGCTACTTTGTAG
- the pheS gene encoding phenylalanine--tRNA ligase subunit alpha — translation MQAVALGDIQSVNTLKELEEIRVKYLGKKGELTNILKGMGSLSKEERPVIGKVANEVREAIEGKIEEQKLAMKSIEQNRKFDQESIDITLPSKKEELGGFHPLNRVIEELSDVFIGMGFTIEEGPEIEWSKYNFDMLNVPKDHSARDLQDTFYVADEVVLRTQTSPIQVRTMLSQKLPIKMIAPGRVYRSDEIDATHSPVFHQVEGLVIDKGITMSDLKGTLDMFAKILFGPETKTKFRPHQFYFTEPSAEMDVTCFMCGGEGCRVCSNTGWIEILGCGMVHPNVLKDCNIDPEEYSGFAFGMGLDRIAMIKYGISDLRLMFENDIRFLKQFK, via the coding sequence ATTCAGGCAGTTGCCTTGGGTGATATCCAATCTGTAAATACTTTAAAAGAGTTAGAAGAAATTCGAGTAAAGTATTTGGGAAAAAAAGGAGAATTGACAAATATCTTAAAGGGTATGGGCAGTTTGAGCAAAGAAGAAAGACCTGTCATAGGAAAAGTTGCAAATGAAGTTCGAGAAGCTATTGAAGGTAAAATAGAAGAACAAAAACTAGCTATGAAATCCATCGAACAAAATAGAAAATTTGATCAAGAATCAATAGATATTACTTTACCTAGCAAAAAAGAGGAATTAGGTGGATTTCATCCTTTAAATAGGGTCATTGAAGAATTATCCGATGTCTTTATAGGGATGGGTTTTACAATTGAAGAAGGACCTGAAATTGAATGGTCAAAGTATAATTTTGATATGCTAAACGTGCCAAAAGACCATTCTGCTAGAGATTTACAAGACACTTTTTATGTAGCGGATGAAGTGGTTCTTCGTACCCAAACATCACCCATTCAAGTTCGCACCATGTTATCACAAAAGCTACCTATTAAGATGATTGCACCAGGCAGAGTGTACCGAAGCGATGAAATTGACGCTACTCATTCTCCAGTTTTCCATCAGGTAGAAGGCTTAGTAATTGATAAGGGGATTACCATGAGCGATTTAAAGGGAACCTTAGATATGTTTGCTAAGATTTTATTTGGACCAGAGACCAAGACAAAATTTAGACCTCATCAATTTTATTTTACTGAGCCAAGTGCAGAAATGGATGTAACTTGTTTTATGTGCGGCGGCGAAGGATGTCGCGTTTGTTCTAATACAGGTTGGATTGAAATACTAGGTTGTGGTATGGTTCACCCTAATGTACTTAAGGATTGCAATATTGATCCAGAAGAGTACAGCGGATTTGCCTTTGGTATGGGCTTAGATCGGATTGCCATGATTAAGTACGGAATTTCAGATTTAAGATTGATGTTTGAAAATGACATTCGATTCTTAAAACAGTTTAAATAA
- the pheT gene encoding phenylalanine--tRNA ligase subunit beta codes for MFTSLNWLNDFVEIDDIQTKEFEEKMTMSGTKVEGIEELGKEVTNVVVGKILSIEKHPDADKLVVTKVDVGEEVIQIVTGANNIRQGDYIPVAKIGAKLKDLKIKKSKLRGIESCGMMCSAGELGMNTSLLHKEDTEGIYILKEEYALGSDVKPILGLDDKIVEFELTANRSDCLSLMGIAREVSATFDRHLVFPIVEVNEIQEKIEDYLKIAIEDEELCPRYAARMVKVNKIEPSPDWMQRRLLNSGIRPISNIVDVTNYVMLEMGQPLHAFDYNKLNTGEILVRRAHKSEKLTTLDDIDRELTEDMIVITNGKEPVAIAGVMGGANSDIDDNTTMVVIEAAAFNKKSVRLTGRKLGLRSEAANRFEKGVDPNLAAMAADRAAQLLEEMGAGTVLQGMVDVYPKKVEPVTIEVDADWINKLIGIEISVDEMKEYLERLFLNVEVNGNKLLVETPTYRQDLEIKEDIAEEIARLYGYNNIPNTIMKGVTTKGGRNKKQVLELDIRNTLRFKGFYEILTTSFTGMSRLTALNITQEDPLFNSVKIINPLGEENSIMRPTLLPAMLQVLSHNYHRNASEAMLFEIATVYSNVEDLGKTLPLEEKKLCLGMYGDKDFFTLKGYVQLLLEKLRISEELEYNRLSHPSFHPGRAARLLIGNEEVGVLGELHPIVVENYDLPQRVYVCELNIDKLFALSKEEITFTELPKYPEMTRDMALLVKEQVTAKEIEDIIKANGKDLLQDVKIFDIYRGEQIPEGHKSMAYSLVFRAKDRTLTDGEVNEIFTKIIEEIEEKLEAKLRDA; via the coding sequence ATGTTTACATCGTTAAATTGGTTAAATGACTTTGTTGAAATAGATGATATACAAACGAAAGAATTTGAAGAAAAGATGACCATGTCTGGCACAAAGGTCGAGGGAATCGAAGAATTAGGAAAAGAGGTCACAAATGTAGTTGTAGGTAAAATTCTCTCTATTGAAAAGCACCCTGATGCGGATAAACTAGTAGTAACAAAGGTGGATGTTGGAGAAGAAGTAATTCAAATCGTAACAGGTGCAAACAATATTCGCCAAGGAGACTATATTCCAGTAGCTAAAATTGGTGCAAAATTAAAAGATTTAAAAATTAAAAAGTCAAAGCTTAGAGGCATAGAATCCTGTGGCATGATGTGTTCTGCTGGAGAGCTAGGTATGAATACCTCTCTACTCCATAAAGAGGATACAGAAGGAATTTATATTTTGAAAGAGGAATATGCCCTTGGCTCTGACGTAAAACCTATTTTAGGTTTAGATGACAAAATTGTCGAATTTGAACTAACTGCAAACAGATCCGATTGCTTATCCCTTATGGGAATAGCAAGAGAGGTTTCAGCAACTTTTGATCGCCATCTTGTCTTTCCAATTGTGGAAGTAAATGAGATACAAGAAAAGATTGAGGATTATCTAAAAATCGCTATCGAAGATGAAGAGCTTTGCCCTCGTTATGCAGCGAGAATGGTAAAGGTAAATAAAATTGAGCCATCTCCTGACTGGATGCAAAGAAGGCTTTTAAACAGTGGCATTCGCCCAATTAGCAATATTGTAGATGTGACCAACTATGTCATGCTAGAAATGGGGCAGCCTCTTCACGCTTTTGACTACAATAAGTTAAATACTGGAGAGATTTTAGTTCGAAGAGCTCATAAATCAGAAAAATTAACTACGCTAGATGATATAGATAGAGAACTAACAGAAGATATGATTGTCATAACCAATGGCAAAGAGCCAGTAGCTATAGCAGGAGTTATGGGTGGAGCTAATTCTGATATTGATGATAATACAACAATGGTAGTTATAGAGGCAGCTGCCTTTAACAAGAAGAGTGTCCGATTAACTGGAAGGAAATTAGGTCTTAGGAGTGAAGCTGCTAATCGCTTTGAAAAGGGTGTAGACCCTAATCTTGCAGCTATGGCAGCAGACCGAGCTGCTCAATTGCTTGAGGAAATGGGTGCTGGCACGGTTTTACAAGGAATGGTAGATGTTTACCCTAAAAAGGTAGAGCCAGTCACAATAGAAGTAGATGCTGACTGGATCAACAAGCTTATAGGAATTGAAATATCTGTTGATGAAATGAAGGAGTATTTAGAGCGCTTATTCTTAAACGTAGAAGTAAATGGAAATAAGCTTTTAGTAGAAACCCCAACCTACCGCCAAGATTTAGAAATCAAAGAAGATATTGCAGAGGAAATCGCTCGATTATATGGCTATAACAATATTCCAAACACTATTATGAAGGGTGTAACTACAAAAGGCGGCCGAAATAAAAAACAAGTTCTTGAACTAGATATTCGAAATACACTTCGCTTTAAAGGATTTTATGAGATTTTAACGACTTCATTTACAGGAATGAGCCGATTAACTGCTTTAAATATTACACAAGAAGATCCATTGTTTAATAGCGTAAAAATAATCAATCCTTTAGGAGAAGAAAATAGCATTATGAGACCTACTCTTTTACCAGCTATGCTTCAAGTGCTTTCTCATAATTACCATAGAAACGCTAGCGAGGCAATGTTATTTGAAATTGCAACGGTATATAGCAATGTAGAAGATTTAGGAAAAACATTGCCTCTTGAAGAGAAAAAGCTTTGTTTAGGGATGTATGGCGATAAAGATTTCTTTACTTTAAAAGGATATGTACAGCTTTTATTAGAAAAATTAAGAATAAGTGAAGAGCTTGAATACAATAGATTAAGTCACCCAAGTTTCCATCCAGGTAGAGCTGCTAGACTACTTATTGGAAATGAAGAGGTGGGCGTTCTTGGAGAACTTCACCCAATAGTTGTAGAAAATTACGACTTACCACAAAGAGTCTATGTATGTGAACTAAATATTGATAAGCTCTTTGCTTTATCTAAAGAAGAAATCACATTTACAGAACTTCCAAAATACCCAGAAATGACTAGGGATATGGCTTTACTTGTAAAAGAACAAGTAACAGCAAAAGAAATAGAAGATATTATTAAAGCAAATGGAAAAGATCTATTACAAGATGTAAAAATATTTGACATCTACCGTGGAGAACAAATCCCAGAAGGCCACAAGAGCATGGCTTATTCTTTAGTCTTTAGAGCAAAAGACCGTACTTTGACAGATGGAGAAGTAAATGAAATTTTCACGAAGATTATTGAGGAAATAGAAGAAAAATTAGAAGCAAAATTGAGAGACGCATAA
- a CDS encoding 2-hydroxyacyl-CoA dehydratase → MINKNRCYHLGLDVGSTTIKLVIFDEELNIVYSKYKRHLSNIQTTFKGIINEAYEELGNINVTAAVTGSAGLSISNWLQISFVQEVIASTKTVETLIPKTDVAIELGGEDAKITYFDQSLEQRMNGTCAGGTGAFIDQMATLLQTDASGLNELSKNHKVIYPIASRCGVFAKTDVQPLLNEGAAKEDIAASVLQAVVNQTIGGLACGKPIRGNIAFLGGPLHFLSELRERFIETLQLREEQVIYPENAQLYVAMGAALSSKDEGKEISFSTINSKLEHIDEFQHEEVQRLEPLFKDSKELEEFYEKHNKYKVQRADLSSYKGNVFLGIDAGSTTSKAALIGDNGELLYTYYSSNLGSPLNQAIVILKDVYEVLPKDLKISKSTVTGYGEGLIKSALRIDLGEIETMAHFKGAQHFLPQVDFILDIGGQDMKAMKIKDGVIDDIILNEACSSGCGSFLETFAHSLKLSVEEFAQEALMAKAPVDLGTRCTVFMNSRVKQAQKEGADVGDISAGLSYSVIKNAIQKVIKVRNPEELGKSIVVQGGTFYSNAVLRAFEKILGRDVIRPDISGIMGAFGAALIAKEKYVEGIESTILDEAQLQAFETDATLERCGKCGNNCLLTINNFSDGRRFVSGNRCERGVGIEQEQTTKKVPNMYDYKYKRLFNYNPLDKSEAIRGEVGIPRVLNVYENYPFWYRFFTELKYRVVLSPRSSKKLYDKGMESIPSESVCYPAKIVHGHIMSLLEKDIDFIFYPCISYEEDDINGADNCYNCPIVMSYPETIKYNVDALKEKNINYMNPFLPLNDYNRLVERLIEEFAPLGIGEEEIRKACDLGWKEKDVYKEDVRKKSEEILTYIEENDMTGIVLSGRPYHIDPEINHGLPNVITELGMAVLCEEGVSHLGEVKRPLRVLDQWKYHSRLYTAANFVAKQSNIELVQLTSFGCGLDAVTTDQVHEILNEAGKIYTLIKIDEVSNLGAVKIRLRSLKAALEDKEELQYPKSSTDVEYKRVSFTKEMKKTHTLLVPQMSPIHFDFINDAMEPSGYRVEVLPSVDYNAIDEGLKYVNNDACYPSIIAVGQLIAAVKSGKYDVNNISFVMSQTGGPCRASNYVAFIRKALKDMDMEHIPVISANLVGLESNPGFKITLPLINRGMMAAVYGDLFQRVLYATRPYEKEKGSAERLYDSWRTKAKENTRSGNLFAFKRNIKKIVEDFDALPLLNIEKPKVAVVGEILVKYHPTANNNLVQVLEDEGAQVVVPDIIDFILYCAYNNVFKYEKLAGTKKSMGNSLKGIKLIEWYRKSMKEALKDSSRFNPPSTIDKKARKAEELISLGNQGGEGWFLTAEMMELIEDGVENIVCVQPFACLPNHVMGKGMIKPIREKYPIANIAAIDYDPGASEVNQLNRIKLMLSVAFRNLDKKNALKEENVTNEATDESRKKKLVLNEDFPR, encoded by the coding sequence TTGATAAATAAAAATAGATGTTATCATCTAGGTTTAGACGTTGGCTCAACTACTATAAAACTAGTGATTTTTGATGAAGAATTAAATATTGTCTATAGCAAATACAAGAGACATTTATCCAATATACAAACAACCTTTAAAGGAATCATTAACGAGGCCTATGAAGAGTTAGGAAACATTAATGTTACTGCAGCCGTAACTGGTTCTGCAGGACTTTCTATCTCTAATTGGTTGCAGATAAGTTTTGTACAAGAAGTTATTGCGTCTACAAAGACTGTAGAAACGCTAATACCCAAGACGGATGTAGCTATTGAACTAGGTGGAGAGGATGCTAAAATCACTTACTTTGATCAATCCTTAGAGCAGCGGATGAATGGAACTTGTGCAGGTGGAACAGGTGCATTTATCGATCAAATGGCTACGTTGCTTCAAACAGATGCATCTGGACTAAATGAACTTTCTAAAAACCATAAGGTGATTTATCCTATTGCATCTCGATGTGGTGTTTTTGCAAAAACAGATGTGCAGCCTCTATTAAATGAGGGGGCAGCTAAAGAAGATATTGCTGCATCTGTACTACAGGCAGTAGTTAATCAAACAATAGGTGGTTTAGCATGTGGCAAACCTATTAGGGGAAACATTGCCTTTTTGGGAGGACCTTTACATTTCTTATCTGAACTTAGGGAGAGATTTATCGAAACCTTACAATTAAGAGAAGAACAGGTCATATACCCAGAGAATGCCCAATTATATGTTGCGATGGGTGCAGCTTTATCATCTAAAGATGAAGGTAAGGAGATTTCCTTCTCCACTATAAATAGCAAATTAGAGCATATTGATGAATTTCAACATGAAGAAGTTCAAAGACTAGAGCCTTTATTTAAGGATTCTAAAGAATTAGAAGAATTTTATGAGAAACACAATAAGTACAAAGTGCAAAGAGCAGATTTAAGTAGTTATAAAGGCAATGTGTTTTTGGGGATTGATGCAGGTTCAACTACATCAAAGGCGGCATTAATTGGCGATAATGGGGAGCTTTTGTACACCTATTATAGTAGTAATTTAGGAAGCCCTTTAAACCAAGCTATTGTAATATTAAAAGATGTGTATGAGGTATTGCCAAAAGACCTTAAAATCAGCAAGAGTACTGTTACAGGTTACGGTGAGGGACTTATTAAATCAGCCCTTAGAATCGATTTAGGCGAAATTGAGACTATGGCTCATTTTAAAGGAGCTCAGCACTTCTTACCACAAGTAGATTTTATCTTAGACATTGGCGGTCAGGATATGAAAGCCATGAAAATTAAAGATGGGGTCATAGACGATATTATATTAAATGAAGCCTGTTCTTCGGGATGTGGGTCTTTCTTAGAGACTTTTGCTCATTCCTTAAAATTATCTGTAGAAGAATTTGCCCAGGAGGCATTAATGGCAAAGGCTCCTGTGGATTTAGGTACTCGCTGTACTGTTTTTATGAATTCTAGGGTAAAGCAAGCACAAAAAGAGGGCGCAGATGTAGGAGATATTTCAGCAGGATTATCTTACTCGGTCATTAAAAATGCCATACAAAAAGTAATAAAAGTTCGTAATCCAGAAGAACTAGGAAAAAGTATTGTAGTGCAAGGCGGTACTTTTTATTCCAATGCTGTACTTCGAGCTTTTGAAAAGATTTTAGGAAGAGACGTAATTCGCCCAGATATTTCAGGTATAATGGGAGCTTTTGGAGCCGCCTTAATCGCTAAGGAAAAATACGTAGAAGGTATAGAAAGTACTATTTTAGATGAAGCCCAGTTACAAGCTTTTGAAACGGATGCAACATTAGAGAGATGTGGAAAGTGTGGTAATAATTGCCTTCTTACCATTAATAATTTCTCTGATGGAAGGCGCTTTGTCTCTGGAAATCGCTGTGAAAGAGGTGTAGGCATCGAGCAAGAGCAAACTACAAAAAAGGTTCCCAATATGTACGACTATAAATACAAGAGACTGTTTAATTACAATCCTTTAGATAAGAGTGAAGCCATTCGAGGAGAAGTAGGAATTCCTAGGGTTTTAAATGTATATGAAAACTATCCTTTCTGGTATCGCTTTTTTACAGAGTTAAAATATAGGGTGGTTTTATCTCCTCGTTCAAGTAAAAAGCTCTATGACAAGGGGATGGAGTCCATACCATCAGAATCCGTTTGTTACCCTGCTAAAATCGTACACGGGCATATTATGAGTTTACTTGAAAAGGATATTGATTTTATCTTTTACCCTTGCATCTCCTACGAAGAAGACGATATTAATGGAGCAGATAATTGTTACAATTGTCCAATCGTCATGTCTTATCCTGAGACCATTAAGTACAATGTAGATGCTCTTAAGGAAAAGAATATCAATTACATGAATCCATTTTTGCCGCTAAATGATTACAATCGATTAGTAGAAAGGCTTATAGAAGAGTTTGCGCCTTTGGGTATAGGCGAGGAAGAAATCCGAAAGGCCTGTGATTTAGGGTGGAAAGAAAAAGATGTCTATAAAGAAGATGTCCGTAAAAAATCTGAGGAAATACTAACTTATATTGAAGAGAATGACATGACGGGTATTGTCTTAAGTGGTAGACCTTATCATATTGATCCTGAAATTAACCATGGTTTGCCAAATGTCATTACAGAATTAGGCATGGCAGTCTTATGTGAAGAAGGCGTATCTCATTTAGGAGAAGTAAAACGACCTCTTCGGGTTCTTGATCAATGGAAATATCACTCTAGATTGTATACTGCGGCAAACTTTGTGGCAAAACAATCAAATATTGAGTTAGTGCAGCTTACCTCTTTTGGCTGTGGATTAGACGCTGTAACGACAGATCAAGTTCACGAGATTTTAAATGAAGCAGGAAAAATTTACACTCTTATTAAGATTGACGAGGTAAGCAATTTAGGTGCTGTTAAGATTCGCTTGAGATCTTTAAAAGCTGCCTTAGAGGATAAAGAGGAGTTACAATATCCAAAATCTAGTACAGATGTGGAATATAAGAGAGTTTCCTTTACAAAGGAAATGAAAAAAACCCATACTTTATTGGTTCCTCAAATGTCACCTATTCATTTTGACTTTATTAACGATGCTATGGAACCTTCAGGATATCGTGTAGAAGTGTTGCCAAGTGTAGATTATAATGCTATTGATGAAGGCTTAAAATATGTCAACAACGATGCTTGTTATCCTTCCATTATAGCAGTGGGTCAATTAATTGCTGCTGTAAAATCAGGCAAATATGATGTAAATAATATTAGTTTTGTCATGAGTCAAACGGGAGGTCCTTGTAGAGCTTCAAACTATGTAGCCTTTATCCGAAAGGCCTTAAAGGATATGGATATGGAACACATTCCTGTTATATCTGCTAATCTAGTTGGCTTAGAGAGCAATCCTGGATTTAAGATTACCCTTCCCTTAATCAATCGTGGAATGATGGCAGCAGTGTATGGAGATTTGTTCCAAAGAGTTTTATATGCTACAAGGCCTTATGAAAAAGAAAAGGGCTCTGCAGAAAGATTGTACGACTCTTGGAGAACTAAAGCAAAAGAGAATACCCGATCAGGAAATCTATTTGCATTTAAGCGCAATATAAAGAAGATTGTTGAGGATTTTGATGCGTTACCTTTATTAAATATAGAAAAGCCAAAAGTTGCTGTAGTAGGGGAGATCCTCGTAAAATATCATCCAACAGCGAACAATAATCTCGTTCAAGTTTTAGAAGATGAAGGCGCTCAAGTAGTCGTTCCTGATATTATAGACTTTATATTATACTGTGCTTATAATAATGTGTTTAAATATGAGAAACTAGCAGGTACAAAAAAATCAATGGGTAATAGTTTGAAGGGCATTAAACTCATAGAATGGTACCGAAAATCCATGAAGGAAGCTCTAAAAGACAGTAGTAGATTTAATCCACCATCAACTATCGATAAAAAAGCTCGGAAAGCTGAAGAACTGATTTCTCTTGGAAACCAAGGCGGAGAAGGTTGGTTCTTAACTGCAGAAATGATGGAATTAATCGAAGATGGCGTAGAAAACATCGTATGCGTACAGCCATTTGCCTGTTTACCAAATCACGTAATGGGTAAAGGCATGATTAAGCCTATTAGAGAAAAGTACCCTATAGCCAATATTGCAGCTATCGACTATGACCCAGGTGCAAGTGAAGTGAATCAATTAAATAGAATTAAATTAATGTTATCTGTTGCCTTTAGAAATCTAGATAAGAAAAATGCACTAAAAGAAGAGAATGTAACAAATGAAGCAACTGATGAATCCAGAAAAAAGAAACTCGTTTTAAACGAAGATTTTCCTCGGTGA
- a CDS encoding potassium channel family protein yields MMKNQFAVIGIGRFGYSLATSLYNLGYDVIAIDVREDIIRNISDKVTYAVQADATNMDTLEELGLRNVEVAIVSIGTDVNKSILAALNALELGIKKVYAKALNEQQAKVLYKIGVHKVFLPERDMGRKVAHNIVSNNILDLIELDPNHSVMEINALEEWGGKSLAELDLRAKHGINVIAVKRGDHLNISPKPTDKIWKDDILVCIGDNKTLYSLQS; encoded by the coding sequence ATGATGAAAAATCAATTTGCAGTAATAGGTATAGGAAGGTTTGGGTACAGTTTGGCCACTTCTCTATACAATTTAGGCTACGATGTAATAGCTATTGATGTAAGAGAAGATATCATTAGAAATATATCAGATAAAGTTACGTACGCTGTTCAGGCAGATGCCACCAATATGGATACTTTAGAGGAACTTGGTCTAAGAAATGTAGAAGTTGCAATTGTGTCTATTGGAACAGATGTTAATAAGAGCATTTTAGCTGCTTTGAATGCCCTAGAGCTTGGCATTAAAAAAGTTTATGCCAAAGCCTTAAATGAACAACAAGCCAAAGTCCTTTATAAAATTGGGGTGCACAAGGTATTTTTACCCGAACGGGATATGGGAAGAAAAGTTGCTCACAATATCGTCTCAAACAATATCTTAGATTTAATTGAATTAGACCCAAACCATAGTGTTATGGAAATTAACGCCCTAGAAGAATGGGGAGGTAAGAGTCTTGCAGAGTTGGACTTGCGGGCTAAGCACGGTATTAATGTCATTGCAGTAAAAAGAGGAGATCACTTAAATATCTCTCCTAAACCAACAGATAAAATCTGGAAAGACGATATTTTAGTTTGTATAGGTGACAATAAAACTCTCTATTCCTTGCAAAGCTAA
- the rplT gene encoding 50S ribosomal protein L20 — protein MARVKKAVNAKKKHKKILKLAKGYYGAKSKQYRPANEAVMRALRSSYVGRKQKKRDYRSLWITRINAATRMHDLSYSRFMNGLKKAEVQIDRKILAQLAVNDPDGFKQLVDIAKSKLA, from the coding sequence GTGGCAAGAGTAAAAAAAGCAGTAAATGCTAAGAAAAAACATAAAAAAATATTAAAATTAGCAAAAGGATATTACGGTGCGAAAAGCAAACAATATAGACCAGCTAATGAAGCGGTAATGAGAGCGCTTCGTTCTTCTTATGTAGGTAGAAAACAAAAGAAGAGAGATTACAGAAGCTTATGGATCACTAGAATCAATGCAGCAACAAGAATGCACGATTTGAGTTACTCTAGATTTATGAATGGTCTTAAAAAAGCGGAAGTGCAAATTGACAGAAAAATCCTTGCTCAATTAGCTGTTAACGATCCAGATGGATTCAAACAATTAGTTGATATTGCAAAAAGTAAGTTAGCATAA
- a CDS encoding TrkH family potassium uptake protein, whose product MERYSLLKRFINYLKDRQMYSRKWFNPTQILVVGFAIMILIGALILMTPFSSASGEWTDFVSALFTATSAVCVTGLIVVDTGTYWSGFGQFVIIALIQIGGLGFMTFTTLAFFIARKRIGLKERLVLQEGFNAYNLGGIVKYTKYVLLYTFTVELIGAVLLTIGFTPDYGLGRGIVMGVFHSISSFCNAGFDLIGNYRSITGYVDNYIITITIGMLIVIGGLGFFVASDIFKKRSFKKLVVHTKLVLIINIALLVVGMILFFLFEYNNPGTMKDLPLDVKILASWFQSVTPRTAGYNSLDLGAMTTASSFLTIILMFIGASPGSTGGGVKTTTFATILLTVVSVLKGKDEIEVFKKTIVINVVKRALSVVCIALFVVIVAIAILSFTEDASFLEICYEVVSGFATVGLTMGITQELTTVGRLVIILTMFIGRLGPLTIALAVAQLQSSSHKGKYRYPDGDILVG is encoded by the coding sequence GTGGAAAGGTATAGCCTTTTAAAGAGATTTATAAATTATTTGAAAGATCGCCAAATGTATAGCAGAAAATGGTTTAATCCAACTCAAATATTAGTCGTCGGTTTTGCAATCATGATATTAATTGGAGCTCTTATACTCATGACTCCTTTCTCCTCTGCTTCAGGAGAGTGGACAGATTTTGTTTCTGCACTTTTCACTGCTACTTCAGCAGTATGTGTAACAGGATTAATCGTTGTCGATACTGGTACATATTGGTCCGGGTTTGGGCAATTTGTTATTATCGCATTGATTCAAATCGGTGGATTGGGCTTTATGACCTTTACGACTTTAGCCTTTTTTATTGCAAGAAAGAGAATTGGGCTAAAAGAGCGACTTGTGCTCCAAGAGGGATTTAATGCCTATAATCTCGGGGGTATTGTAAAATATACGAAGTACGTCTTACTGTATACCTTTACTGTAGAGCTAATAGGTGCAGTACTCCTTACCATTGGGTTTACACCAGATTACGGTTTGGGTAGGGGTATTGTTATGGGGGTATTTCATTCTATATCCTCATTTTGTAATGCTGGATTTGATTTGATTGGAAATTACCGAAGTATAACAGGTTATGTAGACAACTATATTATAACTATTACAATTGGAATGCTGATCGTAATAGGAGGATTGGGATTTTTTGTAGCCAGTGATATATTTAAAAAGCGAAGTTTTAAGAAGCTAGTTGTCCATACAAAATTAGTACTTATCATCAATATCGCTTTGCTTGTGGTGGGGATGATTTTGTTTTTCCTTTTTGAATACAATAATCCTGGAACAATGAAAGATTTGCCATTAGATGTCAAAATATTGGCCTCGTGGTTTCAATCCGTAACACCTAGAACAGCGGGTTATAATTCTTTAGATCTAGGAGCTATGACCACAGCGTCTTCATTTTTGACTATAATACTCATGTTTATTGGTGCTTCTCCTGGTTCTACCGGTGGTGGAGTTAAAACCACTACTTTTGCTACCATACTACTTACCGTAGTATCTGTATTAAAAGGTAAAGATGAGATAGAAGTATTTAAAAAAACTATTGTCATCAACGTAGTAAAAAGGGCCCTGTCTGTTGTATGCATAGCACTCTTCGTTGTCATCGTGGCAATAGCGATTCTAAGTTTTACAGAAGATGCAAGTTTTCTAGAAATCTGTTATGAAGTAGTGTCAGGATTTGCTACAGTAGGTTTGACAATGGGTATTACGCAAGAGTTAACTACTGTAGGAAGATTGGTAATTATTTTAACTATGTTTATTGGACGATTAGGGCCGCTTACTATTGCCTTGGCCGTAGCCCAATTACAGTCGTCAAGTCACAAAGGAAAATATAGATATCCAGATGGAGATATTTTAGTAGGGTAG